In Rhodothermus marinus DSM 4252, a single genomic region encodes these proteins:
- a CDS encoding DUF4296 domain-containing protein, which yields MQKTKRVAIGLLAAGLLLAGCGGDRSETVAVDSTLVDVFVELHLLSARQALVGDVTPAFRDSVLARYGLDSATVARRLQHYARDPEAFRQLYQQIQERLMLEHYGSEATPR from the coding sequence ATGCAGAAGACGAAGCGCGTGGCGATCGGTCTGCTGGCGGCCGGGTTGCTGCTGGCCGGTTGCGGCGGGGATCGATCCGAAACAGTTGCCGTGGACAGCACGCTGGTGGACGTGTTCGTCGAACTGCACCTGCTCTCGGCCCGGCAGGCGCTGGTGGGCGACGTGACGCCCGCCTTTCGCGACTCGGTGCTGGCCCGTTACGGGCTGGATTCGGCCACGGTGGCCCGTCGGCTGCAGCACTATGCACGGGATCCCGAAGCCTTTCGTCAGCTCTATCAGCAGATCCAGGAGCGGCTGATGCTGGAACACTACGGGAGCGAGGCCACGCCACGGTGA
- a CDS encoding RecQ family ATP-dependent DNA helicase, with product MSDAAADRYETARALLRRYWRHDAFRPGQWEIIQAVLQGQDVLAVLPTGAGKSVCYQLPALLLDGLTLVVSPLLALIEDQVARLRARGIPAAFLHGHLSTHAAEQCWIDAEHGAYRLLYVTPEQLTTARFEARAGRLRVALLAVDEAHCVSEWGPQFRPAYLHLPEARRQLGDPPLLALTATATPRVRQDIVEKLALRTPRIIVRGFDRPNLVWSVFETADKAERVRAVLRGVPGPGILYCATRRSAERWTETLRRLGVEAVCYHGGLSAADRAAASRAWREGQARVVAATSAFGMGIDRADVRFVLHAELPPSLEAYYQEAGRAGRDGQKAYAVLLFQEKDIDLQRQLIALSYPARDVVARIYEVACSLAQVPVGIRPNHPVLFAPERIARIVGVPVGAVRHTLELLTRQEVWEPIWLPAHYVLLRLRGTPNDFRRFAAATNNPRLARFVEALLRAIPADAFSTWWPVSLRRLSRRTGVERERLLRGLDFLRERVLLDWLSSDRARLVRLKIARPQRLSIDDRLLRQAREQAEARLEALVRYARTTSCRRHFLLTYFGESAPERCNACDVCLKRSGRRSPSEL from the coding sequence ATGAGCGATGCCGCGGCCGACCGCTACGAGACCGCCCGCGCGCTGCTCCGCCGCTACTGGCGACACGACGCGTTTCGTCCGGGCCAGTGGGAGATCATCCAGGCGGTGCTGCAGGGACAGGACGTGCTGGCCGTGCTCCCGACCGGCGCCGGGAAGTCGGTCTGCTACCAGCTCCCGGCCCTGCTGCTGGACGGCCTGACGCTGGTCGTCTCGCCGCTGCTTGCGCTCATCGAAGACCAGGTGGCCCGGCTCCGGGCGCGGGGCATCCCGGCCGCCTTTCTGCACGGACATCTCTCGACGCACGCGGCCGAGCAGTGCTGGATCGATGCGGAGCACGGCGCCTATCGGTTGCTTTATGTAACCCCTGAACAGCTCACCACCGCCCGCTTCGAAGCACGGGCCGGGCGGCTGCGCGTGGCGCTGCTGGCCGTCGACGAAGCGCACTGCGTCAGCGAATGGGGTCCGCAATTCCGTCCCGCCTACCTGCACCTGCCCGAGGCCCGTCGGCAGCTGGGCGATCCGCCGCTGCTGGCGCTCACGGCCACAGCCACCCCGCGCGTGCGTCAGGACATCGTCGAAAAACTGGCGCTGCGCACCCCCCGGATCATCGTGCGCGGCTTCGACCGGCCCAACCTGGTCTGGTCCGTGTTCGAGACCGCCGACAAAGCGGAACGCGTCCGAGCCGTACTCCGGGGCGTGCCCGGCCCGGGCATCCTGTACTGCGCCACGCGGCGAAGCGCCGAACGCTGGACCGAAACGCTGCGGCGGCTGGGCGTCGAGGCGGTCTGCTACCATGGCGGACTGTCGGCGGCCGACCGGGCGGCCGCCTCCCGGGCCTGGCGGGAGGGACAGGCCCGCGTCGTAGCCGCCACCAGCGCCTTCGGCATGGGCATCGACCGGGCGGACGTCCGCTTCGTTCTGCACGCCGAACTCCCGCCATCGCTCGAAGCCTACTACCAGGAGGCCGGTCGGGCCGGACGCGACGGCCAGAAAGCCTACGCCGTGCTGCTCTTTCAGGAGAAAGACATCGACCTGCAGCGCCAGTTGATCGCCCTGAGCTATCCGGCGCGCGACGTGGTGGCCCGCATCTACGAGGTGGCCTGCAGCCTGGCCCAGGTGCCCGTGGGCATCCGTCCGAACCATCCCGTGCTGTTCGCTCCCGAACGCATCGCCCGCATCGTGGGCGTCCCGGTGGGTGCCGTGCGCCACACGCTGGAGCTGCTCACGCGCCAGGAAGTCTGGGAGCCGATCTGGCTACCCGCCCATTACGTGCTGCTGCGCCTGCGCGGCACACCGAACGACTTTCGACGCTTTGCGGCAGCCACGAACAACCCGCGGCTGGCCCGCTTCGTCGAAGCGCTGCTGCGTGCGATCCCGGCCGACGCCTTTTCCACCTGGTGGCCGGTCAGCCTGCGCCGGCTGAGCCGCCGCACCGGGGTGGAGCGCGAGCGGCTGCTCCGCGGCCTGGATTTTCTGCGGGAGCGTGTGTTGCTCGACTGGCTCTCGTCCGACCGCGCCCGCCTGGTCCGCCTCAAAATCGCCCGCCCTCAGCGCCTGAGCATCGACGACCGCCTGCTGCGGCAGGCCCGCGAGCAGGCCGAAGCGCGCCTGGAAGCACTCGTCCGCTACGCCCGCACCACGAGCTGCCGCCGCCACTTTCTGCTGACCTACTTCGGCGAATCGGCGCCCGAGCGGTGCAACGCCTGCGACGTGTGCCTGAAGCGATCCGGGCGCCGGAGCCCCTCCGAGCTGTAG
- the deoC gene encoding deoxyribose-phosphate aldolase codes for MTPQELARLIDHTALKPDTTEARIRTLCEEARRYGFAAVCVNPCFVPLAAELLQGSEVAVCTVVGFPLGANRTAIKAAEAEQAIRDGAAELDMVQNIGLLKSGRLREVLEDIRAVVGVARAARPPAGRDRILVKVILETALLTDAEKETACRLALEAGADFVKTSTGFAGGGATVEDVALMRRVVGDRMGVKASGGIRTRAQAEALVAAGASRLGTSAGVALVQDGASDPESY; via the coding sequence ATGACGCCCCAGGAACTCGCCCGCCTGATCGACCACACGGCACTTAAACCCGACACCACGGAAGCCCGCATCCGCACACTCTGCGAGGAAGCGCGCCGCTATGGCTTTGCGGCCGTGTGCGTCAATCCCTGCTTCGTGCCGCTGGCCGCCGAACTGCTGCAGGGTAGCGAGGTGGCCGTCTGCACCGTGGTGGGCTTCCCGCTCGGAGCCAACCGCACGGCCATCAAAGCGGCCGAGGCCGAACAGGCCATCCGGGACGGCGCGGCCGAACTCGACATGGTCCAGAACATCGGCTTGCTGAAAAGCGGCCGGCTCCGGGAAGTACTGGAGGACATCCGCGCCGTGGTGGGGGTCGCCCGAGCGGCCAGGCCACCGGCAGGACGCGATCGGATTCTGGTGAAAGTGATTCTGGAAACGGCGCTGCTGACCGATGCGGAAAAAGAAACCGCCTGTCGACTGGCGCTGGAGGCCGGAGCCGACTTCGTGAAAACGTCCACGGGCTTTGCCGGCGGAGGCGCCACCGTCGAAGACGTCGCGCTGATGCGTCGGGTGGTGGGCGACCGGATGGGCGTGAAGGCGTCGGGCGGAATCCGCACGCGCGCGCAGGCCGAAGCGCTGGTGGCCGCCGGGGCCAGCCGGCTCGGCACCAGTGCAGGGGTCGCGCTGGTACAGGACGGGGCTTCCGATCCGGAAAGCTACTGA
- a CDS encoding mechanosensitive ion channel family protein: MSELFSFQEQDLLYRLALAAAGLVIVFVLVRVSIRLLTRRIDDPDRVYRISRQIRRTGAVVMMGLLLVIFSPRPAELVAILTVVGAGLAIALREALLSVAGWLRIVLVHPYQQGDRIEINGVRGDVIDIRVMRTTLMEIGGWVDADQSTGRLVHIPNAWVFLYPVYNYTQGFRFIWNELSVTVTFRSDWQAARDIMESLARESTAIVERQVAEEIRQMSREFLVHYSILTPFVYVRIVENGIRLTLRYLCEVRKRRGTEHALTVSILEAFRRHGGIELAYPAVQVALPDTPQFGPLPPTDHDAPGTRPPDRPHGT; the protein is encoded by the coding sequence ATGAGCGAGCTTTTTTCCTTTCAGGAACAGGACCTGCTCTACCGGCTCGCGCTGGCGGCGGCCGGCCTGGTCATCGTCTTCGTCCTGGTGCGCGTGAGCATCCGGCTGCTCACGCGCCGCATCGACGATCCGGACCGCGTCTACCGCATCAGCCGCCAGATCCGACGCACCGGCGCCGTCGTCATGATGGGGCTGCTGCTGGTGATCTTTTCGCCCCGTCCGGCCGAGCTGGTGGCCATCCTGACGGTCGTCGGCGCCGGGCTGGCCATCGCGTTGCGCGAGGCCCTGCTGAGCGTGGCCGGCTGGCTTCGCATCGTGCTGGTGCATCCCTACCAGCAGGGCGACCGCATCGAGATCAACGGCGTGCGCGGCGACGTGATCGACATCCGCGTCATGCGCACCACGCTCATGGAGATCGGCGGCTGGGTGGACGCCGACCAGAGCACCGGCCGGCTCGTGCACATTCCGAACGCCTGGGTCTTTCTCTATCCGGTCTACAACTACACCCAGGGCTTTCGCTTCATCTGGAACGAGCTGTCGGTGACAGTCACCTTCCGGAGCGACTGGCAGGCCGCCCGCGACATCATGGAATCGCTCGCGCGCGAATCGACGGCCATCGTCGAACGCCAGGTGGCCGAAGAAATCCGCCAGATGTCCCGGGAATTTCTCGTACATTACAGCATCCTGACGCCGTTCGTCTACGTGCGCATCGTGGAGAACGGCATCCGGCTGACGCTGCGTTACCTGTGCGAGGTGCGCAAGCGCCGGGGTACCGAGCACGCGCTGACGGTCAGCATTCTGGAAGCCTTCCGCCGACACGGCGGGATCGAGCTGGCCTACCCGGCCGTGCAGGTGGCCCTGCCCGACACGCCGCAGTTTGGACCGCTACCGCCGACCGACCATGACGCCCCAGGAACTCGCCCGCCTGATCGACCACACGGCACTTAA
- a CDS encoding chloride channel protein — MARRNHVDPAQVFRLFYPRTLLAWTQNFDWRITGRWMFYSAIIGVLGALAALVFGELVTLLTRLILIEGAGYPVPFPRGEGGTDIFDLEQVLHPARRWLLLIAPAVGGLLAGWIVFTFAPEAEGHGTDSVIRAFHRERGFMRLRAGLVKIVAAALTIGSGGSAGREGPITQIGATLGSWLAQRLRLSERERRLFLVAGMAAGLSSIFRSPLGGAFFAVEVLYREDIESEALMPAIVASITGYSLYTSIERSGTVFVTPRFEFVSPLELLPLIGFALCCAIVGIFYVRVFYGTKRRIFDPLPLPPALKPALGGLLVGAIAFFFPAIMGSSYGWLQQAIDGNLPLGFMALLALLKIFATSLTIGSGGAGGTFAPSLVIGGMLGGLYGEGLHRLFPTLITQPEAYVLIGMGTFVGGAANVPIAATIMISEMTGSYSLLVPLIFAGVITHLVARRWSLFEEQVRTHNDSPAHRAELLPDLLRQIPVAAVVERVPYFHTVEPGHTLREMLDLFTRTREVVLPVVAPGSGRPPRYLGLVLLEDLQSLLREADALSPLIVAQDVQVPFEAVRLSDTLEDALNRFLETRYPELPVLDERGEIVGFLRPHQLISEYHRALLRHLQQTPEVEARS, encoded by the coding sequence ATGGCACGCCGCAATCACGTCGATCCCGCCCAGGTTTTTCGGCTGTTCTATCCGCGCACGTTACTGGCCTGGACGCAGAACTTCGACTGGCGTATCACGGGCCGCTGGATGTTTTACTCGGCCATTATCGGCGTGCTGGGTGCGCTGGCCGCGCTGGTCTTCGGCGAGCTGGTAACCCTGCTGACCCGGCTGATCCTGATCGAAGGGGCCGGGTATCCGGTGCCCTTCCCCCGAGGCGAAGGCGGCACCGACATTTTCGATCTGGAACAGGTACTCCATCCTGCCCGTCGCTGGCTGCTGCTGATCGCCCCCGCGGTAGGCGGCCTGCTTGCAGGCTGGATCGTCTTCACCTTTGCGCCCGAGGCCGAAGGCCATGGGACCGACAGCGTGATCCGGGCCTTTCATCGAGAGCGTGGCTTTATGCGCCTTCGCGCCGGGCTGGTCAAGATCGTGGCTGCGGCGCTGACGATCGGATCGGGAGGAAGCGCCGGCCGCGAGGGGCCGATCACCCAGATCGGCGCCACGCTGGGGTCATGGCTGGCCCAGCGGTTGCGCTTGAGTGAACGGGAGCGCCGGCTGTTTCTGGTGGCCGGCATGGCGGCCGGTCTGAGCAGCATCTTCCGCTCCCCGCTGGGCGGTGCTTTCTTCGCCGTCGAGGTGCTCTACCGCGAAGACATCGAAAGCGAGGCGCTCATGCCCGCCATCGTGGCCAGCATCACCGGTTATTCGCTCTATACGAGCATTGAGCGTTCGGGGACTGTCTTCGTCACCCCGCGCTTCGAGTTCGTCAGTCCGCTCGAACTGCTCCCGCTGATCGGCTTCGCGCTCTGCTGTGCCATCGTGGGCATCTTTTACGTGCGCGTCTTCTACGGCACGAAGCGCCGCATCTTCGATCCGCTGCCCCTGCCACCGGCTCTGAAGCCCGCGCTGGGCGGCCTGCTCGTCGGCGCGATCGCCTTCTTCTTCCCGGCCATCATGGGCTCGAGCTACGGCTGGCTGCAGCAGGCCATCGACGGCAACCTGCCGCTGGGCTTCATGGCGCTGCTGGCCCTGTTGAAAATCTTCGCCACGTCGCTGACGATCGGCTCAGGAGGCGCAGGCGGCACCTTCGCCCCGTCGCTGGTGATCGGCGGCATGTTGGGAGGCCTCTACGGGGAAGGGTTGCACCGGCTGTTTCCGACGCTGATCACCCAGCCCGAGGCCTACGTGCTGATCGGTATGGGTACGTTCGTGGGCGGCGCAGCCAACGTGCCCATCGCTGCCACGATCATGATTTCGGAGATGACCGGGAGCTACTCGCTGCTGGTGCCGCTGATCTTCGCGGGCGTGATCACCCACCTAGTGGCCCGCCGGTGGAGCCTGTTCGAGGAGCAGGTGCGCACGCACAACGACTCGCCCGCCCACCGCGCCGAACTGTTGCCCGATCTGCTGCGCCAGATTCCGGTGGCGGCGGTCGTCGAGCGCGTGCCTTACTTCCACACGGTCGAGCCGGGTCATACGCTGCGCGAGATGCTGGACCTGTTCACGCGCACGCGGGAGGTCGTGCTGCCCGTCGTGGCGCCCGGCAGCGGCCGCCCGCCCCGCTACCTGGGGCTGGTGCTGCTCGAAGACCTGCAGTCGCTGCTGCGCGAGGCCGACGCGCTCAGCCCGCTCATCGTCGCCCAGGACGTGCAGGTGCCCTTCGAGGCCGTGCGGCTGTCCGACACGCTCGAGGATGCCCTCAATCGCTTCCTGGAGACGCGCTATCCGGAGCTGCCCGTGCTGGACGAGCGCGGCGAAATCGTGGGCTTCCTGCGGCCGCACCAGCTCATCAGCGAATACCACCGGGCCCTGCTTCGCCACCTGCAGCAGACGCCGGAAGTCGAGGCCCGCTCATGA
- a CDS encoding thioredoxin encodes MAARNLSDVRGRLRNRRAGLNRLIFGLALLGLLDTTHLWVQQQRQFEEGCFGVASLAPLEKAFDCASVVQSAAGTLLGVSNTIWGALFYAAVALLSALALLRPALHRHRYKLIRAGLLGVGLLYTLYLLYYQAFELATFCALCLVSAGLVLTMAGLQAYELFTFRPATMERPERIRTERLALGGLALAALLLMGADVYLNDALSPKTSTTTAAAATEAQPATQTCSFDTERPPVRYFRDLIMMNDPTAGNPDAKVVVIEYLDPNCPHCKHLHPIMKQVVESYGLQAYFVFKPIPLWQFSIPQVAALYAAAREGKFEAMLEAQFERQRSGGLTLEEILDIAEAIGMDRNELARQINEGVFNEYMQRQSRQASMIGVRGVPTVLINGHFVPGYARTVECLGQLIEQQAKGS; translated from the coding sequence ATGGCAGCTCGAAATCTGTCGGATGTACGTGGACGCCTGCGCAACCGCCGGGCCGGACTCAACCGCCTGATTTTTGGCCTGGCGCTGCTGGGCCTGCTCGACACGACGCACCTCTGGGTGCAGCAGCAGCGCCAGTTCGAAGAAGGGTGCTTCGGCGTGGCGAGTCTGGCGCCGCTGGAAAAGGCCTTCGATTGCGCCTCGGTGGTGCAGAGCGCGGCCGGCACGCTGCTGGGCGTCTCAAACACGATCTGGGGCGCGCTGTTTTACGCCGCCGTGGCCCTGCTGAGCGCGCTGGCGTTGTTGCGTCCGGCCCTGCACCGGCATCGGTATAAGCTGATCCGGGCCGGACTGCTCGGCGTCGGGTTGCTTTACACGCTCTACCTGCTCTATTATCAGGCATTCGAGCTGGCCACGTTCTGTGCGCTGTGCCTGGTTTCGGCCGGGCTGGTGCTGACGATGGCCGGCCTGCAGGCTTACGAACTGTTCACCTTTCGACCGGCTACCATGGAACGACCGGAACGCATCCGCACCGAACGACTGGCCCTGGGCGGACTGGCGCTGGCTGCGCTGCTGCTCATGGGCGCCGACGTGTACCTGAACGACGCGCTTTCGCCGAAAACCTCGACCACCACGGCCGCCGCAGCGACCGAAGCGCAACCGGCCACGCAGACCTGCAGCTTCGATACAGAGCGGCCGCCGGTGCGCTACTTCCGCGACCTGATCATGATGAACGACCCCACGGCGGGCAATCCCGACGCGAAGGTGGTCGTCATCGAATACCTCGATCCCAATTGCCCGCACTGTAAGCACCTGCACCCGATCATGAAGCAGGTAGTGGAAAGCTACGGGCTGCAGGCCTATTTCGTCTTCAAGCCGATCCCGCTCTGGCAGTTTTCCATCCCGCAGGTGGCTGCGCTGTACGCCGCCGCCCGGGAGGGGAAGTTCGAGGCCATGCTGGAGGCGCAGTTCGAACGCCAGCGCTCGGGTGGACTGACGCTGGAGGAAATTCTCGACATCGCCGAGGCGATCGGCATGGACCGAAACGAGCTGGCCCGGCAGATCAACGAGGGCGTCTTCAACGAATACATGCAACGGCAGAGCCGACAGGCCAGCATGATCGGCGTGCGGGGCGTTCCCACCGTGCTGATCAACGGCCACTTCGTGCCGGGCTACGCCCGGACCGTCGAATGCCTCGGCCAGCTGATCGAACAGCAGGCGAAGGGCTCCTGA
- a CDS encoding hydantoinase B/oxoprolinase family protein: MDPVRLEIFRHLLAAVAEEMGAVLRRTGFSPNIKERRDYSCALFTSDGELVAQAAHIPVHLGALPLSVQTCREAFPELKPGDAVLLNDPFRGGTHLPDLTLVSPVFVEGQLLGFVASRAHHADIGGMAPGSMPLSREIFQEGLIIPPVKLMERGRPNRTVWELLLANVRTPDERRGDLRAQLAANERGVRRLQELAAAYGLDTLRAAFRALLDYAERLMRTLLQTLPDGTWRFEDALDDDGISEAPLWIRVALTIADDTATIDFSETDPQCAGSLNAVRAITVSAVYYVFRALLGYDVPANAGCLRPLRIVTRPGTLVDARPPAAVAGGNVETSQRIVDVLLGALAQVCPDRIPAASQGTMNNLTIGGLDPRTGRYYAYYETLAGGAGALPDADGTSAVHTHMTNTLNTPVEALEYAYPLRVTHYAIRDGSGGAGRHRGGDGLIREIELLAPAQVTWLTERRRRAPYGLAGGAPGQPGRNLWIHRGEVRQMPGKTSFQAEAGDRIRIETPGGGGWGPPA; this comes from the coding sequence ATGGACCCGGTTCGGCTGGAAATTTTTCGCCACCTGCTGGCCGCGGTGGCTGAGGAAATGGGCGCCGTGCTGCGCCGCACTGGCTTTTCGCCGAACATCAAGGAGCGCCGCGACTATTCGTGCGCGCTGTTCACGTCCGATGGCGAACTGGTGGCCCAGGCCGCCCACATTCCCGTACATCTGGGCGCGTTGCCGCTGTCGGTACAGACCTGTCGCGAAGCATTCCCCGAGCTGAAACCGGGCGATGCCGTGCTGCTCAACGATCCGTTCCGGGGTGGCACGCACCTGCCGGACCTGACGCTCGTTTCGCCGGTGTTCGTCGAAGGGCAGTTGCTCGGTTTCGTGGCCAGCCGCGCCCACCATGCCGACATCGGCGGCATGGCACCGGGCTCGATGCCGCTGTCGCGCGAAATCTTTCAGGAAGGACTCATCATCCCGCCCGTTAAGCTCATGGAGCGCGGCCGCCCGAACCGGACCGTGTGGGAATTGCTGCTCGCCAACGTGCGCACGCCCGACGAACGGCGCGGCGACCTGCGTGCGCAACTGGCCGCCAACGAGCGGGGCGTCCGGCGCCTGCAGGAGCTGGCCGCCGCCTACGGCCTCGATACGCTGCGTGCGGCCTTCAGGGCCCTGCTGGATTATGCCGAGCGGTTGATGCGCACCCTGCTGCAGACGCTGCCTGACGGCACCTGGCGCTTCGAAGATGCGCTCGACGACGACGGGATCAGCGAAGCGCCCCTGTGGATCCGGGTCGCACTGACCATTGCGGACGACACGGCCACGATTGACTTTTCCGAAACCGATCCCCAGTGCGCGGGCAGCCTGAACGCCGTGCGTGCCATCACCGTCTCGGCCGTGTACTATGTGTTCCGGGCCCTGCTGGGCTACGACGTACCCGCCAATGCAGGCTGTCTACGGCCTCTGCGGATCGTCACCCGGCCCGGCACGCTGGTCGATGCCCGGCCACCGGCGGCGGTCGCCGGCGGCAACGTGGAAACCTCCCAGCGGATCGTCGATGTGCTGCTGGGCGCGCTGGCGCAGGTCTGCCCCGATCGCATTCCGGCCGCCTCTCAGGGTACCATGAACAACCTGACGATCGGCGGCCTCGATCCGCGCACCGGCCGTTACTATGCCTACTACGAGACGCTGGCCGGCGGCGCCGGGGCCCTGCCCGATGCCGATGGCACCTCGGCCGTGCACACGCACATGACGAACACGCTGAACACGCCCGTCGAGGCGCTCGAGTACGCCTATCCGCTCCGCGTAACGCACTATGCGATCCGAGACGGTTCGGGCGGCGCCGGCCGCCACCGGGGCGGCGACGGACTCATCCGGGAGATCGAGCTGCTGGCGCCGGCACAGGTTACCTGGCTGACCGAACGGCGGCGACGGGCGCCCTACGGTCTGGCCGGCGGTGCGCCGGGCCAACCCGGCCGCAACCTGTGGATTCACCGGGGCGAGGTGCGCCAGATGCCCGGAAAGACCAGTTTTCAGGCCGAGGCCGGCGACCGCATCCGCATCGAAACCCCCGGAGGCGGCGGCTGGGGCCCGCCTGCGTAG
- a CDS encoding hydantoinase/oxoprolinase family protein, translated as MSIRVGIDIGGTFTDFVVFDETDGRLTTFKIFSTPDDPARAVLEGLQQVPAAARQIVHGSTVATNALLERKGARTAFVTTAGFRDLLYIGRQNRAELYDLAARRPEPLVPRTLCFEVPERVGPDGSVLQPLDETAIPPLIEALRSARVESVAVCLLFSFAHPDHEQRLARALREAGFVVAASSDILPAFREYERASTTTASAYVAPVLDRYLGRLEAALGGTLRVMQSSGGLIHAREARAQAVRCVLSGPAGGLIGARFVAGLSGTRHLITFDMGGTSTDVALVPDALPLTTEGTIGGLPIGIPLLDIHTVGAGGGSIARVDPGGALRVGPESAGADPGPVCYGRGGIEPTVTDAHLVLGRLRPDAFLGGRHRLDAKAAEEALTRLARTLRLDVPPGLTPAQAAARGVVAVAEAHMARALRVISVERGYDPRDFVLVSFGGAGGLHAATLARALGIRRVLVPAQASVLSALGMLAADVVRDYVRTVMLPGTTSAEELRRRLDPLVRQGREELRAEGFASGQIRIERLLDVRYPGQSYELTVPFGRGWIRAFHRLHRRRYGYATPDLVPEIVNLRVRATGPIAPPALPTVEAGDPVPPSEALLDRTPVVLETSRADVPFFDATRLRAGNRLLGPAVLVRPDTTIYLPPETTAHVDRFGHVWIDT; from the coding sequence ATGAGCATCCGCGTAGGTATCGACATCGGAGGGACCTTTACGGACTTTGTCGTTTTCGACGAAACGGACGGGCGCCTGACTACCTTCAAGATCTTCTCCACGCCGGACGATCCGGCGCGTGCCGTGCTCGAAGGCCTGCAGCAGGTGCCGGCGGCCGCACGCCAGATCGTGCACGGCTCGACCGTCGCCACGAACGCCCTGCTGGAACGCAAAGGCGCGCGCACGGCCTTCGTCACCACGGCGGGCTTTCGGGACCTGCTATATATCGGCCGTCAGAACCGGGCCGAGTTGTACGATCTGGCCGCCCGACGGCCCGAACCGCTCGTGCCACGCACGCTGTGCTTTGAAGTGCCGGAACGCGTGGGCCCCGACGGATCGGTGCTTCAACCGCTGGACGAGACGGCCATTCCGCCGCTGATCGAGGCGCTTCGGTCGGCCCGCGTGGAGTCGGTCGCCGTCTGTCTGCTTTTTTCTTTTGCCCACCCGGACCACGAGCAACGGCTGGCGCGCGCACTGCGAGAGGCCGGCTTCGTGGTGGCGGCCTCCAGCGACATCCTGCCCGCTTTCCGGGAGTACGAGCGGGCCAGCACCACGACGGCCAGTGCCTACGTGGCCCCCGTGCTGGATCGTTACCTCGGCCGCCTCGAAGCCGCGCTGGGCGGCACGCTGCGCGTGATGCAGTCCAGCGGCGGCCTGATTCATGCCCGCGAGGCCCGCGCCCAGGCCGTCCGCTGCGTGCTCTCGGGACCGGCCGGCGGCCTGATCGGCGCCCGCTTCGTGGCGGGACTGTCCGGCACCCGCCACCTGATCACGTTCGACATGGGCGGCACGTCCACGGACGTGGCGCTGGTGCCCGACGCCCTGCCCCTCACCACCGAAGGTACCATCGGCGGGCTTCCCATCGGGATCCCGCTGCTCGACATCCACACGGTCGGAGCCGGGGGCGGCTCCATTGCGCGCGTCGATCCCGGCGGCGCCCTGCGCGTGGGACCGGAAAGCGCCGGTGCCGATCCCGGTCCGGTCTGTTACGGACGCGGCGGCATCGAACCCACCGTGACCGACGCCCACCTGGTGCTCGGCCGCCTGCGGCCGGATGCTTTTCTCGGCGGCCGCCATCGGCTGGACGCCAAAGCTGCCGAGGAGGCCCTGACGCGACTGGCCCGAACGCTGCGCCTGGACGTACCCCCCGGCCTGACGCCCGCTCAGGCGGCTGCCCGGGGCGTCGTGGCGGTGGCCGAAGCCCACATGGCCCGGGCGCTCCGCGTGATCTCGGTCGAGCGCGGCTACGACCCGCGCGATTTCGTGCTCGTCTCGTTCGGCGGCGCCGGCGGCCTGCACGCGGCCACGCTGGCCCGGGCGCTGGGCATTCGCCGCGTGCTCGTACCCGCCCAGGCTTCGGTGCTTTCGGCGCTGGGCATGCTGGCCGCCGACGTGGTGCGCGACTATGTCCGGACCGTCATGCTCCCGGGCACCACGTCGGCGGAAGAACTGCGTCGGCGTCTCGATCCGCTGGTCCGCCAGGGACGCGAGGAGCTACGCGCCGAAGGCTTTGCGTCGGGTCAGATCCGGATCGAACGCCTGCTCGACGTCCGCTACCCCGGCCAGAGCTACGAACTGACCGTGCCCTTCGGCCGCGGCTGGATCAGGGCCTTCCACCGACTGCACCGGCGGCGCTACGGCTATGCCACGCCGGACCTCGTGCCCGAGATCGTCAACCTGCGCGTGCGGGCTACCGGACCGATCGCGCCGCCCGCGCTCCCGACGGTCGAGGCGGGCGATCCCGTTCCGCCCTCCGAAGCCCTGCTGGACAGGACGCCGGTCGTGCTCGAGACGAGCCGGGCGGACGTCCCCTTCTTCGATGCCACCCGCCTGCGGGCCGGCAACCGACTGCTCGGTCCCGCCGTGCTCGTGCGCCCCGATACGACCATTTACCTGCCCCCGGAAACCACCGCCCACGTTGACCGCTTCGGCCATGTCTGGATCGATACCTGA